The Pontibacter pudoricolor genome contains a region encoding:
- a CDS encoding tetratricopeptide repeat protein: MKDNFEDNSEELDLIQRFEQSLGNNGTAFFDINDFETIIDHYTANFEYKKALAACDAAIAQYPFSSELQIDKAQLLAMAGSLDDALDLINEVAEVESGNPDIHLTRGIIFSQRGEYRDAIDYFKKALAFAEDRDDIFFNIGLAYQSWGKFGSAVKYYKKCIELNVENEAAMQEIVYCMEITGTLREHLPFFQKFVDDDPYSYVAWFNLGNVLNKTGAYDKAIAAYDYATIIKPDFITAYNNMANAYVFIGEYIKAIEAFNAMHEHGEQSAEVYCNIGECYEKLQQWDLSRRYYQKSVDLDPEMDEAWFGIGVILDAQGKWYEAVHFFKKAVELYDDSSDYWVALAAAEYHVGHVVSALESYARAAEIQPNDKDIYLNWSIILYEQGNYDEATDIILNAIELQPDEAELYYRACAYLLSAGKYREAYNYLENALILDFEKHKLLFEFFPELESQRALARLIDQYRK, from the coding sequence ATGAAAGATAATTTTGAAGATAACAGCGAAGAGCTGGATTTGATACAACGTTTCGAGCAGTCGCTCGGGAACAATGGCACTGCTTTTTTTGACATCAACGACTTTGAAACTATAATTGACCACTATACTGCAAACTTTGAGTATAAAAAGGCTCTGGCAGCCTGCGATGCGGCCATCGCTCAATATCCTTTTTCATCAGAACTACAGATAGATAAAGCGCAGTTGCTGGCTATGGCCGGCAGCCTGGATGACGCCCTTGACCTGATAAACGAAGTAGCCGAAGTAGAATCCGGTAACCCGGATATACACCTGACGCGCGGTATTATTTTTTCGCAGCGTGGCGAGTACCGCGATGCCATAGATTACTTTAAGAAAGCCCTGGCCTTTGCCGAAGACCGGGATGATATATTTTTCAACATCGGGTTGGCCTACCAGAGCTGGGGAAAGTTTGGTTCGGCTGTAAAGTACTATAAAAAGTGCATTGAGCTGAATGTAGAGAACGAGGCGGCCATGCAGGAGATCGTTTATTGTATGGAAATAACCGGTACGCTGCGCGAACATCTTCCCTTCTTCCAGAAATTTGTCGACGATGATCCTTACTCGTATGTAGCGTGGTTTAACCTGGGCAATGTGCTCAATAAAACAGGCGCTTACGACAAAGCCATAGCCGCTTACGACTATGCCACGATCATCAAGCCTGACTTTATTACCGCTTATAACAACATGGCCAATGCCTATGTGTTTATAGGCGAATATATCAAAGCCATTGAAGCGTTTAATGCCATGCATGAGCATGGGGAACAATCAGCAGAAGTGTATTGCAACATCGGGGAGTGCTACGAAAAGCTGCAGCAGTGGGACCTTTCCAGAAGGTATTACCAGAAATCGGTGGACCTGGACCCGGAAATGGACGAGGCCTGGTTTGGTATTGGCGTGATACTGGATGCGCAGGGCAAGTGGTACGAGGCGGTGCATTTCTTTAAGAAAGCAGTGGAGCTTTACGACGACAGTTCTGATTACTGGGTGGCGCTTGCCGCTGCCGAGTATCATGTGGGGCATGTGGTGTCGGCGTTGGAAAGTTATGCGCGTGCTGCCGAGATACAGCCGAACGATAAGGATATTTACCTCAACTGGTCTATCATTTTGTACGAACAGGGCAATTATGATGAGGCCACCGATATTATTTTAAATGCCATAGAACTGCAACCAGACGAAGCAGAGCTATATTACAGGGCCTGCGCCTACCTTCTTTCTGCAGGAAAATACCGCGAAGCTTACAATTATCTTGAAAATGCCTTAATTTTGGACTTCGAAAAACATAAGCTGTTATTTGAGTTCTTCCCGGAACTGGAATCGCAGCGGGCATTAGCCAGATTAATAGATCAGTATCGCAAATAA
- the uvrB gene encoding excinuclease ABC subunit UvrB: protein MDFKLTSEFQPTGDQPKAIAKLTEGVNNGEPVQVLLGATGTGKTFTMANVIKNTGKPTLVLCHNKTLAAQLYGEFKQFFPENAVEYFISYYDYYQPEAYIASSDVFIEKDLQINEEIEKLRLHTTSALLSGRRDVIVVASVSCIYGIGNPEEFGKNVLHLAPGQRYSRNNLLYTFVQILYSRTEAEFTRGTFRVKGDTVDIFPAYADFAYRFYFFGDELEQIHRIDPATGKKLADESAITLYPANLFVTGKDTLQQAISEIQYDMVAQHDYFLKEDRPVEAKRIKERTEFDLEMIRELGYCSGIENYSRYFDRRSPGARPFCLLDYFPDDFLMVIDESHVTVPQVRAMWGGDRSRKVALVEYGFRLPAAMDNRPLTFNEFESMMKQVVFVSATPGDYEIQKSEGVIVEQIIRPTGLLDPVIEVRPSTNQVDDLLDEIDERVKEGARVLVTTLTKRMSEELAKYLERLNIKVKYLHSEVKTLDRVEILRELRLGIIDVLIGVNLLREGLDLPEVSLVAILDADKEGFLRDQRSLIQTMGRAARNEKGKVIMYADRMTGSMQRAIDETNRRRATQMAYNEEHGITPRTILKTSEEIHEQTSVADNIKREVKMYAGPEEVSIAAEPVIQMMNKEQLEKLIKKTEKQMEGAAKDLDFLQAAKYRDELSELRNLLKTKRD from the coding sequence ATGGATTTTAAGCTAACATCAGAGTTTCAGCCGACCGGCGACCAGCCCAAGGCAATTGCAAAACTCACAGAAGGAGTAAATAACGGAGAGCCTGTACAGGTTTTACTGGGTGCCACCGGTACCGGTAAAACCTTTACCATGGCCAACGTTATCAAAAATACAGGCAAGCCAACCCTGGTACTTTGCCACAACAAAACACTGGCAGCCCAGCTATACGGCGAGTTCAAGCAGTTTTTTCCTGAAAACGCTGTCGAATATTTCATCTCTTACTACGACTACTACCAGCCCGAGGCATACATCGCTTCATCGGATGTATTCATCGAGAAAGACCTTCAAATAAACGAGGAGATCGAGAAACTGCGTCTGCATACAACGTCGGCACTGCTTTCGGGCCGGCGTGATGTGATCGTGGTGGCATCGGTATCGTGTATCTATGGTATTGGTAACCCCGAAGAGTTTGGGAAGAACGTATTACACCTGGCTCCGGGTCAGCGTTACAGCCGTAATAACCTGCTTTATACGTTTGTGCAGATACTTTACAGCCGCACCGAAGCCGAGTTCACACGTGGAACATTCCGGGTGAAAGGCGATACGGTTGATATTTTTCCGGCCTATGCAGATTTTGCTTACCGCTTTTATTTCTTCGGAGATGAGCTTGAGCAGATACACCGCATCGATCCGGCTACCGGTAAAAAGCTGGCCGATGAATCGGCAATTACCTTATATCCGGCAAACCTTTTCGTAACAGGCAAAGACACACTGCAGCAGGCTATTTCGGAAATTCAGTACGACATGGTGGCGCAGCACGATTATTTCCTGAAAGAAGACCGCCCGGTAGAAGCTAAACGCATAAAAGAGCGTACTGAGTTTGACCTGGAGATGATCCGTGAGCTGGGCTATTGTTCCGGTATAGAGAACTATTCCCGCTACTTCGACCGTCGTTCGCCGGGTGCACGTCCTTTCTGTTTGCTCGATTATTTCCCGGATGATTTCCTGATGGTAATTGATGAGAGCCACGTAACCGTGCCGCAGGTGCGTGCTATGTGGGGAGGCGACCGCTCGCGTAAAGTAGCGCTGGTAGAATATGGTTTCCGGTTACCGGCTGCCATGGACAACCGCCCGCTTACTTTTAACGAGTTTGAGAGCATGATGAAGCAGGTGGTTTTTGTAAGTGCAACGCCAGGCGACTATGAGATCCAGAAATCAGAAGGTGTTATAGTGGAGCAGATCATCCGCCCAACCGGCTTGCTGGATCCTGTTATAGAAGTGCGCCCAAGTACAAACCAGGTAGATGACCTGCTGGATGAAATAGATGAACGCGTAAAAGAAGGTGCCCGCGTGCTGGTAACTACACTTACGAAACGCATGTCGGAAGAACTGGCCAAGTACCTGGAGAGGCTGAACATAAAAGTAAAATACCTGCACTCCGAAGTGAAAACCCTTGACCGTGTAGAAATTTTGCGTGAACTGCGTTTAGGTATAATTGATGTACTGATCGGGGTAAACCTGCTGCGTGAAGGTCTGGATTTACCGGAAGTTAGTTTGGTGGCTATACTGGATGCTGATAAAGAAGGCTTCCTGCGAGATCAGCGTTCTCTGATACAGACCATGGGACGTGCTGCCCGTAACGAGAAAGGGAAGGTAATTATGTACGCCGACCGAATGACCGGCTCTATGCAACGTGCTATAGATGAAACCAACCGTCGTCGTGCGACACAGATGGCCTATAACGAAGAGCATGGTATTACGCCACGAACTATTCTTAAGACCAGCGAAGAGATTCACGAGCAAACCTCGGTTGCTGATAACATTAAGCGGGAAGTGAAAATGTATGCTGGTCCGGAAGAAGTATCGATTGCCGCTGAGCCTGTGATACAAATGATGAACAAGGAGCAGCTCGAAAAGCTTATCAAGAAAACAGAGAAGCAAATGGAAGGTGCCGCCAAAGACCTTGACTTTTTACAGGCTGCCAAATACAGAGATGAGCTTTCTGAACTCCGGAACCTGCTTAAGACAAAGCGAGACTGA
- a CDS encoding YkvA family protein, whose translation MITQLTTLKHKTHALNAEIYALYLSYRDARVKWYVRLLLALAIGYAISPIDLVPDLVPVFGFLDDVVAVTLGVGFSYHLLTKSVLDHARIEAYDTLSGVTTGSATAYRIIGYVWMLFATIVAVLVYKMLFLGVA comes from the coding sequence ATGATCACCCAGCTAACCACCCTGAAGCATAAAACACACGCTTTAAACGCAGAGATCTACGCTTTGTATCTTTCGTACCGCGATGCGCGCGTAAAGTGGTATGTGCGGTTGTTGTTAGCGCTTGCCATTGGCTATGCCATCAGCCCAATAGACCTGGTGCCGGATCTGGTGCCGGTTTTTGGTTTCCTGGATGATGTGGTAGCCGTTACGCTGGGTGTCGGATTTTCGTATCATTTGCTTACCAAAAGTGTTTTAGACCATGCCCGCATAGAAGCGTACGATACCCTGAGTGGCGTGACGACAGGCAGTGCCACAGCCTACAGAATTATTGGGTATGTATGGATGCTGTTCGCAACTATAGTTGCCGTGCTGGTTTATAAAATGCTTTTTCTTGGAGTTGCCTAA
- a CDS encoding DUF368 domain-containing protein: protein MQRRSLKEYLLLFSKGVAMGAADVVPGVSGGTIAFITGIYEELLNSIRSVNGEAVKLLLRFNLAGFWKHINGNFLVGLLSGIGFSIVLLSRLVLYLLEFHPELLWSFFFGLIVASTVVVGKKITKWTPMVVLAFIVGAAIAYWVTIATPTETPESYWFIFLSGAIAICAMILPGISGSFILVLMAKYEFILNAVKDLKIATILTFGLGCLVGILSFSHVLNWMLKNYHNLTVSLLTGFMLGSLNKVWPWKQTLETYTDRHGEIKPLVQANVLPTDYLQLTGEEPYILYGTLLAVFGFALVYFIDYITDDHTTTV from the coding sequence ATGCAACGCAGATCACTTAAAGAATATCTTCTGCTTTTCTCGAAAGGTGTAGCCATGGGGGCTGCAGATGTAGTGCCAGGCGTATCCGGCGGAACTATAGCTTTTATTACCGGCATCTACGAAGAGTTGCTGAACTCTATCAGGTCGGTAAACGGAGAGGCTGTGAAGTTGCTGCTCCGTTTTAACCTGGCTGGTTTCTGGAAACACATTAACGGTAATTTCCTGGTTGGGCTGCTGTCTGGCATTGGTTTCTCGATTGTATTGCTTTCGAGGCTGGTGCTGTACCTGCTGGAGTTTCACCCAGAGCTGCTCTGGTCGTTCTTTTTTGGGTTGATCGTAGCCTCTACTGTAGTTGTTGGGAAAAAAATAACGAAGTGGACACCTATGGTCGTGCTCGCTTTTATAGTTGGTGCTGCCATTGCCTACTGGGTAACTATAGCCACCCCAACAGAAACGCCGGAATCATACTGGTTCATTTTCCTTTCAGGCGCTATTGCCATCTGTGCCATGATTTTGCCAGGTATTTCAGGTAGCTTTATTCTGGTTTTAATGGCCAAGTACGAGTTTATACTGAACGCCGTAAAAGACCTTAAAATAGCAACTATACTTACTTTCGGGTTGGGCTGTCTGGTAGGTATCCTTAGTTTTTCGCATGTGCTGAACTGGATGCTGAAGAATTATCATAACCTGACTGTTTCGTTGCTGACCGGTTTTATGCTGGGATCGCTGAACAAAGTGTGGCCCTGGAAACAGACGCTGGAGACATATACCGACCGCCACGGCGAAATAAAACCACTGGTGCAAGCCAACGTGCTGCCAACCGATTACCTGCAACTAACAGGAGAAGAGCCTTATATACTGTATGGTACACTACTGGCTGTCTTCGGTTTTGCGCTGGTTTACTTTATAGATTACATCACTGACGATCACACCACCACAGTTTAA
- a CDS encoding RNA polymerase sigma factor produces MKLFSSNKSDEEKLIEGCIAGKRDMQRLLYDLYAKKMMMVCLRYAPTTFEAEDIVQEGFIKVFSNIQHFKRDCPLEYWIRKIIVNTALKHLRQKSLLTVSHESEEVENLSSGDYNLNDYSMDELLSIIQSLAPRYRMVFNLYAIEGYNHKEIGEMLGISEGTSKSQYSRARAILQSMLAQQDKPYKEHVIKR; encoded by the coding sequence TTGAAACTTTTTAGCAGTAACAAGTCAGACGAGGAGAAGCTTATTGAGGGTTGCATTGCCGGCAAGCGGGACATGCAACGGCTCCTGTACGACCTGTATGCTAAAAAGATGATGATGGTCTGCCTGCGCTACGCTCCCACAACATTTGAGGCTGAAGATATAGTGCAGGAGGGGTTTATAAAGGTGTTTTCGAATATCCAACATTTTAAAAGGGATTGCCCACTGGAGTACTGGATACGGAAGATCATCGTGAATACAGCCCTGAAACATTTGCGGCAAAAATCGCTGCTTACCGTTTCGCACGAATCTGAAGAAGTGGAAAACCTGAGCTCCGGCGACTATAACCTGAACGATTATAGTATGGATGAGCTACTAAGTATTATCCAGAGCCTGGCGCCACGTTACCGCATGGTATTTAACCTCTATGCTATTGAGGGGTACAACCACAAAGAGATAGGCGAAATGCTGGGTATCTCGGAAGGTACCTCTAAATCTCAGTATTCAAGAGCAAGAGCGATACTGCAAAGTATGCTGGCGCAACAGGATAAACCATACAAGGAGCATGTCATCAAGAGATAA
- a CDS encoding shikimate dehydrogenase family protein produces MQRYGLIGKTLGHSFSKRYFTEKFEREGIADATYELYELATIAELPRLLQNQPDLVGLNVTVPYKETVIPFLDELDESAARIGAVNTIKITAGKTKGYNTDYIGFRSSLEQFYPATQNSRALVLGTGGASKAVVAALQDLQINYTILSRQPTQGQFSYTELTPELLQQYQLIVNTTPLGMYPNVQDCPELPYKALSAQHYLYDLVYNPEQTLFLEKGKSAGAQTINGLRMLYGQAEAAWQIWQNR; encoded by the coding sequence ATGCAACGCTATGGCCTGATCGGTAAAACGCTGGGACACTCATTCTCGAAGCGTTACTTTACAGAGAAGTTTGAGCGGGAAGGAATAGCTGATGCAACGTATGAACTATACGAACTGGCAACTATAGCTGAACTACCCCGATTACTGCAAAACCAACCCGACCTGGTCGGCCTGAATGTAACTGTTCCTTATAAAGAAACGGTGATCCCTTTCCTGGATGAGCTGGATGAATCAGCTGCACGGATTGGAGCTGTAAATACTATAAAAATAACAGCTGGCAAGACCAAAGGATATAATACCGACTATATCGGTTTCAGGAGCTCGCTGGAGCAGTTTTACCCCGCAACGCAGAACAGCAGGGCTTTAGTATTAGGAACAGGCGGAGCTTCTAAAGCAGTAGTGGCAGCACTTCAGGACCTGCAGATAAACTATACAATTTTATCCCGGCAACCCACGCAAGGTCAGTTTTCTTATACAGAGCTTACCCCCGAACTGCTGCAGCAGTATCAGCTTATAGTTAATACCACGCCGCTAGGCATGTATCCGAATGTTCAGGACTGCCCTGAACTGCCTTACAAAGCCCTTTCTGCCCAACATTACCTTTACGACCTGGTTTATAATCCCGAGCAGACACTCTTTCTGGAAAAAGGAAAATCGGCAGGCGCGCAAACTATAAATGGCCTCCGGATGCTGTATGGGCAGGCTGAGGCTGCCTGGCAGATCTGGCAAAACAGGTAA
- a CDS encoding phosphosulfolactate synthase: protein MNYTLNNLPERELKPRERGFTMAMDKGLSVREVEDFLDVAGEYVDIVKLGWATSYVVPNLQKKLDAYKAAGIPVYFGGTLFEAFVARNQFEDYRRILDKYEMTFAEVSDGSLEMNHDEKLQYIQTLATQVTVLSEVGSKDAEKIIPPYKWIQLMQTELDAGAWKVIGEAREGGNVGLFRSTGEVRSGLVEEILTKIPFEKILWEAPQKAQQVWFIKLLGANVNLGNIAPSEVIPLETIRLGLRGDTFHHFLNMDDTTLNG from the coding sequence ATGAACTATACGCTGAATAACCTGCCGGAGCGCGAGCTTAAGCCACGCGAGCGGGGTTTTACCATGGCCATGGACAAAGGTCTGAGTGTGCGGGAAGTAGAAGACTTTCTGGACGTAGCCGGGGAATATGTAGATATCGTAAAACTGGGCTGGGCCACATCGTATGTGGTGCCTAACCTGCAGAAAAAACTGGACGCCTATAAGGCAGCAGGTATACCTGTTTACTTTGGTGGCACATTATTCGAGGCCTTTGTGGCCCGCAACCAGTTCGAGGACTACCGCCGCATCCTGGATAAGTATGAAATGACTTTTGCAGAAGTTTCGGATGGCTCGCTGGAGATGAACCATGATGAAAAGCTGCAGTATATTCAGACGCTGGCTACGCAGGTAACTGTATTGTCGGAAGTAGGTTCTAAAGATGCTGAAAAGATCATTCCGCCTTATAAGTGGATACAACTGATGCAGACTGAACTGGATGCCGGCGCCTGGAAAGTGATCGGTGAAGCCCGTGAAGGTGGTAACGTTGGCCTTTTCCGCTCAACAGGTGAGGTTCGAAGCGGTCTGGTAGAAGAGATCCTGACAAAGATACCGTTTGAGAAGATATTGTGGGAAGCGCCTCAGAAAGCACAGCAGGTTTGGTTTATTAAACTGCTTGGTGCTAACGTAAACCTTGGTAATATAGCGCCAAGCGAGGTTATTCCACTGGAGACCATTCGTTTAGGTTTGCGTGGCGATACGTTCCATCATTTCCTGAACATGGATGATACTACCCTGAACGGGTAA